A genomic segment from Streptomyces antibioticus encodes:
- a CDS encoding Xaa-Pro dipeptidyl-peptidase, whose amino-acid sequence MPTRTRFTIWRTLAAAAVTLLTAAFLTPAAAHGTTGLGASRESRPVHSYEHAIREAVWVDTGLDGDGDGRPDRVAVDIVRPREPAERGRKVPVIMDASPYYACCGRGNESQRKTYDADGRVVQMPLFYDNYFVPRGYAVVGVDLAGTSRSDGCVDVGGRSDIRSAKAVVDWLNGRARAYTTRTGATTAAADWSNGRTGMIGKSWDGTIANGVAATGVKGLRTIVPIAAISSWYDYYFQQGAPLYDSGPDRLADYVNSPDARPRCAEVGRRLVEGAPRTGDLTPLWAERDYVADARRIKASVFVVHGLQDLNVRARHFGQWWDALAENGVDRKIWLSQTGHVDPFDFRRADWVDTLHRWFDHELLGYDNGIDREPMADIERHPDQWVTSKVWPPNGTRAATLRPGTGPRPGVGTLGLRKGTGTASFTDDPRRSESDWAARVDTPTPDKAGFVTGPLTRDLRLAGSSRVTVTATPTTPTAHLSAVLVDLGPDTIRDYTASGEGITTLTDRTCWGASTAGDSACYKETRAATADVGFTVLSRGWADLGTHADPGKGAPLTPGRPYTITVELAATDHVVPAGHRLALNVAGTDRDLIDPPADTPTLTLDLARTSARVPFVGGAPAFAAATAGSVAGPPTTPGRLDGVPTAPRAHRIP is encoded by the coding sequence ATGCCGACACGCACGCGCTTCACGATCTGGAGAACGCTCGCGGCGGCCGCCGTCACCCTGCTGACGGCCGCCTTCCTCACCCCGGCGGCGGCCCACGGCACCACGGGCCTCGGCGCCTCGCGCGAGAGCCGCCCCGTCCACTCCTACGAGCACGCGATCCGCGAGGCCGTCTGGGTCGACACCGGGCTCGACGGCGACGGCGACGGACGCCCCGACCGGGTCGCCGTCGACATCGTCCGCCCCCGCGAACCGGCCGAACGGGGCCGCAAGGTGCCCGTCATCATGGACGCCAGCCCCTACTACGCGTGCTGCGGCCGCGGCAACGAGAGCCAGCGCAAGACGTACGACGCGGACGGCCGCGTGGTCCAGATGCCGTTGTTCTACGACAACTACTTCGTCCCGCGCGGCTACGCCGTCGTCGGTGTCGACCTGGCCGGCACCAGCCGCTCCGACGGCTGCGTGGACGTCGGCGGCCGCTCCGACATCCGCTCCGCGAAGGCCGTCGTCGACTGGCTGAACGGCCGCGCCCGCGCGTACACCACCCGCACCGGCGCCACGACCGCCGCCGCGGACTGGAGCAACGGCAGAACCGGCATGATCGGCAAGAGCTGGGACGGCACCATCGCCAACGGCGTCGCCGCCACCGGAGTGAAGGGCCTGCGGACGATCGTCCCCATCGCCGCCATCTCCTCCTGGTACGACTACTACTTCCAGCAGGGCGCCCCGCTCTACGACTCGGGCCCCGACCGGCTCGCGGACTACGTGAACAGCCCCGACGCCCGCCCCCGCTGCGCCGAGGTGGGACGGCGGCTGGTCGAGGGCGCCCCGCGCACCGGCGACCTGACGCCCCTGTGGGCCGAGCGCGACTACGTCGCGGACGCCCGCCGGATCAAGGCCAGCGTGTTCGTCGTCCACGGCCTCCAGGACCTCAACGTCCGCGCCAGGCACTTCGGGCAGTGGTGGGACGCGCTCGCGGAGAACGGCGTCGACCGCAAGATCTGGCTCTCCCAGACCGGCCATGTCGACCCCTTCGACTTCCGCCGCGCCGACTGGGTCGACACCCTCCACCGCTGGTTCGACCACGAACTCCTCGGCTACGACAACGGCATCGACCGCGAGCCGATGGCCGACATCGAACGCCACCCCGACCAGTGGGTCACCTCGAAGGTCTGGCCGCCGAACGGCACCCGCGCCGCCACCCTGCGCCCCGGCACCGGACCGCGTCCCGGCGTCGGCACCCTCGGTCTGCGCAAGGGCACCGGCACGGCCTCCTTCACCGACGACCCCCGGCGGAGCGAGAGCGACTGGGCCGCCCGTGTCGACACCCCGACCCCCGACAAGGCCGGTTTCGTCACCGGGCCCCTCACCCGCGACCTGCGGCTGGCCGGCTCCTCCCGGGTGACCGTCACCGCCACGCCCACCACCCCGACCGCCCATCTCAGCGCCGTCCTGGTCGACCTGGGCCCGGACACCATCCGGGACTACACGGCGAGCGGCGAGGGCATCACCACGCTCACCGACCGCACCTGCTGGGGCGCGAGCACGGCGGGGGACAGTGCCTGCTACAAGGAGACGCGGGCGGCGACGGCCGACGTCGGCTTCACCGTCCTCAGCCGGGGCTGGGCCGACCTCGGCACCCACGCCGACCCCGGCAAGGGCGCCCCGCTCACCCCGGGCAGGCCGTACACGATCACCGTCGAGCTGGCGGCCACCGACCATGTCGTCCCGGCCGGACACCGCCTCGCCCTGAACGTCGCGGGCACCGACAGGGACCTGATCGACCCGCCCGCCGACACCCCGACCCTCACCCTCGACCTGGCCCGCACCTCGGCCCGGGTCCCGTTCGTCGGCGGCGCCCCCGCCTTCGCCGCCGCCACGGCCGGGAGCGTCGCGGGCCCGCCCACGACCCCCGGGCGCCTGGACGGCGTACCCACCGCACCACGGGCGCACCGGATCCCCTGA
- a CDS encoding acetyl-CoA C-acetyltransferase codes for MSTEAFVYDAIRTPRGRGKANGALHGTKPIDLVVGLIHELRNRFPGLDPAAIDDIVLGVVGPVGDQGSDIARIAAIAAGLPDTVAGLQENRFCASGLEAVNLAAAKVRSGWEDLVLAGGVESMSRVPMASDGGAWFNDPMTNLTVNFVPQGIGADLIATIEGFSRRDVDEYAALSQERAATAWKEGRFDRSVVPVKDRSGLVVLDHDEHPRPGTTADSLGKLKPSFADIGELGGFDAVALQKYHWVERIDHVHHAGNSSGIVDGASLVAIGSKEVGERYGLTPRARIVSVAVSGSEPTIMLTGPAPASRKALAKAGLTIDDIDLVEINEAFAAVVLRFVKDMGLSLDKVNVNGGAIALGHPLGATGAMILGTLVDELERQDKRYGLATLCVGGGMGIATIVERV; via the coding sequence GTGAGCACCGAAGCGTTTGTGTACGACGCGATCCGCACCCCGCGCGGGCGTGGCAAGGCGAACGGCGCCCTGCACGGCACCAAGCCGATCGATCTCGTCGTCGGCCTCATCCATGAACTCCGCAACCGTTTCCCGGGTCTCGACCCGGCCGCGATCGACGACATCGTGCTCGGCGTCGTCGGACCCGTCGGCGACCAGGGCTCCGACATCGCGCGGATCGCCGCGATCGCCGCCGGGCTGCCGGACACCGTGGCCGGCCTCCAGGAGAACCGGTTCTGTGCCTCGGGTCTGGAGGCCGTCAACCTGGCCGCCGCCAAGGTCCGTTCGGGCTGGGAGGACCTGGTCCTCGCGGGCGGCGTCGAGTCGATGTCCCGTGTCCCGATGGCCTCGGACGGTGGCGCCTGGTTCAACGACCCGATGACGAACCTGACGGTCAACTTCGTGCCGCAGGGCATCGGCGCCGACCTGATCGCCACGATCGAGGGATTCTCGCGGCGTGACGTCGACGAGTACGCGGCGCTGTCGCAGGAGCGGGCGGCGACGGCCTGGAAGGAGGGCCGTTTCGACCGCTCGGTGGTCCCGGTGAAGGACCGCAGCGGTCTGGTCGTCCTCGACCACGACGAGCACCCGCGCCCGGGCACCACCGCGGACTCCCTGGGCAAGCTCAAGCCGTCCTTCGCCGACATCGGCGAACTCGGCGGCTTCGACGCGGTGGCGCTCCAGAAGTACCACTGGGTGGAGCGCATCGATCACGTCCACCACGCGGGCAACTCCTCCGGCATCGTCGACGGCGCCTCCCTGGTCGCGATCGGCTCGAAGGAGGTCGGCGAGCGCTACGGCCTCACCCCGCGCGCCCGGATCGTGTCCGTGGCGGTGTCCGGATCCGAGCCGACGATCATGCTGACCGGTCCCGCGCCCGCCTCCCGCAAGGCGCTGGCCAAGGCGGGGCTGACCATCGACGACATCGACCTGGTGGAGATCAACGAGGCGTTCGCGGCGGTCGTGCTGCGCTTCGTCAAGGACATGGGCCTGTCCCTGGACAAGGTGAACGTCAACGGCGGCGCGATCGCGCTCGGCCACCCCCTCGGCGCGACCGGCGCGATGATCCTCGGCACCCTCGTCGACGAACTGGAGCGCCAGGACAAGCGGTACGGCCTGGCCACCCTGTGCGTGGGCGGCGGCATGGGCATCGCCACGATCGTCGAGCGCGTCTGA
- a CDS encoding M1 family metallopeptidase translates to MHPRLIAPGALAAASVLLAIPASAASVGPGAPGVGDPYYPAYGNGGYDVSHYDLRLKYQPATDELEGTATILARTTQDLSRFDLDFLLDVDEVRVNGVKAAFASSGEHELEITPKTPLAKGTAVTVVVRYHGVPSSKQAYGFTSWHRTPDGGVGANEPEAAWWWFPSNDHPSDKATYDVSVQVPDGTQAISNGTLQSAVSRLGWTRYSWRSDKPQATYLATLAVGRFDLTTGTTESGIPVVNAYSKDLGANAGAARASVERTGEIADWLSEYFGPYPFNALGGYVPNTNTGYALETQTRPFYSPRQFANGSNTSVVVHELAHQWYGDLVSVAGWKDIWINEGFARYAQWLWSEHEGEGTAKELADYVYASHPADDPFWKVAPGDPGPENQFHLAVYDRGALALQALRDEIGDDAFFAVLKGWPQRYAHGNASVEDFRRYAEEVSGAALGALFDTWLFQPSKPTVAAARAASLTVPSAASAASAAAVEPRSWRKIAATNGVHDTH, encoded by the coding sequence GTGCATCCCAGACTCATCGCGCCGGGCGCACTCGCCGCCGCGTCCGTCCTGCTGGCGATCCCGGCGTCGGCCGCGAGCGTCGGACCCGGTGCGCCGGGCGTCGGCGACCCCTACTACCCGGCCTACGGCAACGGCGGATACGACGTCTCGCACTACGACCTCCGGCTGAAGTACCAGCCGGCCACGGACGAACTGGAGGGCACCGCGACGATCCTCGCGCGCACCACCCAGGATCTGTCGCGCTTCGACCTGGACTTCCTGCTCGACGTGGACGAGGTACGGGTCAACGGCGTGAAGGCCGCGTTCGCGTCCTCCGGCGAACATGAGCTGGAGATCACGCCGAAAACTCCGCTGGCCAAGGGCACGGCCGTCACGGTCGTGGTGCGGTACCACGGTGTGCCGTCCTCGAAGCAGGCGTACGGCTTCACGAGCTGGCACCGCACGCCGGACGGCGGGGTCGGCGCCAACGAGCCCGAGGCGGCCTGGTGGTGGTTCCCCAGCAACGACCACCCGAGCGACAAGGCCACCTACGACGTGTCCGTGCAGGTGCCCGACGGCACCCAGGCGATCTCCAACGGCACGCTCCAGTCGGCGGTCTCCCGGCTCGGCTGGACCCGCTACTCCTGGCGCTCGGACAAGCCGCAGGCCACCTATCTGGCCACGCTCGCGGTGGGCAGGTTCGACCTCACCACCGGGACCACGGAGAGCGGCATCCCGGTCGTCAACGCGTACAGCAAGGACCTGGGCGCGAACGCCGGGGCGGCGCGGGCGAGCGTCGAACGGACCGGGGAGATCGCCGACTGGCTGAGTGAGTACTTCGGCCCGTACCCCTTCAACGCCCTCGGCGGGTATGTGCCGAACACGAACACCGGGTACGCGCTGGAGACCCAGACCCGGCCCTTCTACAGCCCGCGGCAGTTCGCGAACGGCTCGAACACCTCGGTCGTGGTGCACGAGCTGGCCCACCAGTGGTACGGCGACCTGGTGTCCGTCGCCGGATGGAAGGACATCTGGATCAACGAGGGCTTCGCGCGGTACGCGCAGTGGCTGTGGTCCGAGCACGAGGGCGAGGGCACGGCGAAGGAACTCGCGGACTACGTCTACGCCTCGCACCCCGCCGACGACCCGTTCTGGAAGGTCGCGCCCGGGGACCCGGGGCCGGAGAACCAGTTCCACCTGGCCGTCTACGACCGGGGCGCGCTGGCCCTCCAGGCGCTGCGGGACGAGATCGGCGACGACGCCTTCTTCGCCGTGCTGAAGGGCTGGCCGCAGCGGTACGCCCATGGCAACGCGTCCGTCGAGGACTTCCGGCGGTACGCCGAGGAGGTGTCGGGGGCGGCGCTGGGTGCGCTGTTCGACACCTGGCTGTTCCAGCCGTCGAAGCCGACGGTGGCGGCGGCGCGCGCCGCGTCGCTGACAGTGCCTTCGGCTGCATCGGCGGCATCGGCGGCGGCGGTCGAGCCTCGGTCGTGGCGGAAGATCGCCGCGACGAACGGGGTGCACGACACGCACTGA
- a CDS encoding PfkB family carbohydrate kinase, translating to MPKEIDVLVLGGAGVDTIVHVPELPLPYADSYMIDQGIRTRAGQTGDFVALGLTALGLRTHHLDFLGDDPEGDLVRALHDQHGIALTAVPQPLGTKRAVNLVGPDGRRLSLYDTSRAHPADRFPEDTLRLLAGASRHAHVSLTQPCADALPVLRETGVTLSTDLHDWDGENPYHASFAYAADIVFLSAAALTDPEATMRRIADRGRARIVVATAGAAGARLLADGELTHVPAAVPPAPVVDSNGAGDAFAAAFLYGRLGGEPPLRCAEFGAKAGAYACTIPATESAAATRDALH from the coding sequence GTGCCGAAAGAGATCGACGTCCTCGTCCTAGGCGGAGCCGGCGTCGACACGATCGTCCACGTGCCCGAGCTACCCCTCCCGTACGCCGACAGCTACATGATCGACCAGGGGATCCGCACCCGCGCCGGCCAGACCGGCGACTTCGTCGCCCTCGGCCTCACCGCCCTCGGCCTGCGCACGCACCACCTGGACTTCCTCGGCGACGACCCCGAGGGCGACCTCGTCCGCGCCCTGCACGACCAGCACGGCATCGCCCTCACCGCCGTACCCCAGCCCCTCGGCACCAAGCGCGCGGTCAACCTGGTCGGCCCGGACGGCCGCCGCCTGTCCCTGTACGACACCAGCCGCGCCCACCCCGCCGACCGCTTCCCCGAGGACACCCTGCGCCTGCTCGCCGGCGCGAGCCGCCACGCGCACGTGTCCCTGACCCAGCCCTGCGCCGACGCCCTGCCGGTGCTGCGCGAGACGGGCGTCACGCTCTCCACCGACCTGCACGACTGGGACGGCGAGAACCCCTACCACGCGTCCTTCGCGTACGCCGCCGACATCGTCTTCCTCTCCGCCGCCGCGCTCACCGACCCCGAGGCGACCATGCGCCGGATCGCCGACCGCGGCCGCGCCCGGATCGTCGTCGCCACGGCGGGCGCGGCCGGCGCGCGTCTGCTGGCCGACGGCGAGCTGACGCACGTACCGGCCGCCGTACCGCCCGCACCGGTGGTGGACTCCAACGGCGCGGGCGACGCCTTCGCCGCCGCCTTCCTCTACGGCCGTCTGGGCGGCGAACCCCCGCTCAGATGCGCGGAGTTCGGGGCGAAGGCCGGGGCGTACGCCTGCACGATCCCCGCCACGGAGAGCGCCGCGGCGACCCGCGACGCCCTCCACTGA
- a CDS encoding MmcQ/YjbR family DNA-binding protein, translating to MTVARNALRKWEKVRAFALGLPGAAEEFPWSESVAKVNGKVFVFLGVADGSYPLGVTCKLRDETAHGHALASPGAEPAGYGLGKSGWVRIPLEEQGAPPAELLCDWVEESYRTIAPKRLIAELDAR from the coding sequence GTGACCGTGGCCAGGAACGCCCTGAGGAAATGGGAGAAAGTACGCGCGTTCGCGCTCGGTCTGCCCGGTGCGGCCGAGGAGTTCCCGTGGAGCGAGTCCGTCGCCAAGGTCAACGGCAAGGTGTTCGTCTTCCTGGGCGTGGCCGACGGCAGCTACCCCCTGGGCGTCACCTGCAAGCTGCGGGACGAGACGGCGCACGGGCACGCGCTGGCCTCCCCGGGCGCCGAACCCGCCGGATACGGCCTGGGGAAGTCGGGCTGGGTGCGCATCCCGCTGGAGGAGCAGGGCGCCCCGCCCGCCGAGCTGCTCTGCGACTGGGTCGAGGAGAGCTACCGCACCATCGCACCCAAACGGCTCATAGCGGAGCTGGACGCCCGCTGA
- a CDS encoding 3-hydroxyacyl-CoA dehydrogenase NAD-binding domain-containing protein encodes MTQSTTIRWEQDRTGLVTLVLDDPNQSANTMNAAFRASLAAVTDRLEAEKDSIRGIILTSAKKTFFAGGDLRDLIRVTPETAQQLLDGGLEIKRHLRRIETLGKPVVAALNGAALGGGYEIALACHHRVALDAPGSKIGCPEVTLGLLPGGGGVVRTVRLLGIADALLKVLLQGTQYSPRKALENGLIDDVAATPEELLAKARAFIDANPESAQPWDKPGYRIPGGTPANPKFAANLPAFPATLKKQTNGAPYPAPRNILAAAVEGAQVDFETAQVIEARYFVELAAGQTSKNMIQAFFFDLQAVNSGANRPQGVEPRKVRKVAVLGAGMMGAGIAYSCARAGIDVVLKDVSAEAAAKGKGYSEKLCAKAVARGRTTQDKADALLARITPTADPADLAGCDAVIEAVFEDTALKHKVFEEIEHIVAPDALLCSNTSTLPITALAEGVERQADFIGLHFFSPVDKMPLVEIIKGERTGDEALARAFDLVRQINKTPIVVNDSRGFFTSRVIGHFINEGVAMVGEGIEPASVEQAAAQAGYPAKVLSLMDELTLTLPRKIRNETRTAVEEAGGTWTPHPADTVIDRMVDEFERPGRSGGAGFYDYVDGKRAGLWPGLREHFTKPGTEIPFRDMQERMLFSEALDTVRLVEEGVLTSVADANIGSLFGIGFPGWTGGVLQYINGYEGGLPGFVARARELADRYGDRFLPPALLVEKAEKGETFTDTP; translated from the coding sequence ATGACACAGAGCACCACCATCCGCTGGGAACAGGACCGCACCGGTCTCGTCACCCTCGTCCTGGACGACCCGAACCAGTCCGCGAACACCATGAACGCGGCGTTCCGCGCGTCCCTCGCCGCCGTCACCGACCGCCTGGAGGCCGAGAAGGACTCCATCCGCGGCATCATCCTCACCTCCGCCAAGAAGACCTTCTTCGCCGGCGGCGACCTGCGCGACCTGATCCGCGTCACCCCCGAGACCGCGCAGCAACTCCTCGACGGCGGCCTGGAGATCAAGCGGCACCTGCGCCGTATCGAGACCCTCGGCAAGCCGGTCGTCGCCGCCCTCAACGGCGCCGCGCTCGGCGGCGGTTACGAGATCGCCCTCGCCTGCCACCACCGCGTCGCCCTCGACGCCCCCGGCTCCAAGATCGGCTGCCCCGAGGTCACCCTCGGTCTGCTCCCCGGAGGCGGCGGCGTCGTCCGCACCGTCCGTCTCCTCGGCATCGCCGACGCCCTGCTGAAGGTCCTGCTCCAGGGCACCCAGTACAGCCCCCGCAAGGCCCTGGAGAACGGCCTGATCGACGACGTGGCCGCCACGCCCGAGGAACTCCTCGCCAAGGCACGCGCGTTCATCGACGCCAACCCCGAGTCGGCCCAGCCCTGGGACAAGCCCGGCTACCGCATCCCGGGCGGCACCCCCGCCAACCCCAAGTTCGCCGCCAACCTGCCCGCCTTCCCGGCCACGTTGAAGAAGCAGACCAACGGCGCCCCCTACCCGGCCCCGCGCAACATCCTGGCCGCCGCCGTCGAGGGCGCCCAGGTCGACTTCGAGACCGCGCAGGTCATCGAGGCCCGCTACTTCGTCGAACTCGCGGCCGGGCAGACGTCGAAGAACATGATCCAGGCGTTCTTCTTCGACCTCCAGGCCGTCAACTCCGGCGCCAACCGGCCCCAGGGCGTCGAGCCCCGCAAGGTCCGCAAGGTCGCCGTCCTCGGCGCCGGGATGATGGGCGCGGGCATCGCCTACTCCTGCGCCCGGGCGGGCATCGACGTCGTCCTCAAGGACGTCTCCGCCGAAGCCGCCGCCAAGGGCAAGGGCTACAGCGAGAAGCTGTGCGCCAAGGCCGTCGCCCGGGGCCGCACCACCCAGGACAAGGCCGACGCGCTGCTCGCCCGCATCACCCCGACCGCCGACCCGGCCGACCTCGCGGGCTGCGACGCCGTCATCGAGGCCGTCTTCGAGGACACCGCCCTCAAGCACAAGGTCTTCGAGGAGATCGAGCACATCGTCGCCCCCGACGCGCTGCTGTGCTCCAACACCTCCACGCTCCCCATCACCGCCCTCGCCGAAGGCGTCGAGCGCCAGGCCGACTTCATCGGTCTGCACTTCTTCTCACCCGTCGACAAGATGCCCCTCGTCGAGATCATCAAGGGCGAACGCACCGGCGACGAGGCACTCGCCCGCGCCTTCGACCTCGTCCGCCAGATCAACAAGACGCCGATCGTGGTCAACGACTCCCGCGGCTTCTTCACCTCCCGCGTGATCGGCCACTTCATCAACGAGGGCGTCGCGATGGTCGGCGAGGGCATCGAGCCCGCGTCGGTCGAGCAGGCGGCGGCCCAGGCGGGCTACCCGGCGAAGGTCCTGTCCCTGATGGACGAACTGACCCTCACCCTCCCGCGCAAGATCCGCAACGAGACCAGGACCGCGGTCGAGGAGGCCGGCGGCACCTGGACCCCGCACCCGGCCGACACGGTCATCGACCGCATGGTCGACGAGTTCGAGCGCCCCGGCCGCAGCGGAGGCGCCGGCTTCTACGACTACGTGGACGGCAAGCGCGCCGGGCTCTGGCCGGGCCTGCGCGAGCACTTCACCAAGCCCGGGACCGAGATCCCGTTCCGGGACATGCAGGAACGCATGCTGTTCTCCGAGGCCCTCGACACCGTCCGCCTCGTGGAGGAAGGCGTCCTGACCTCGGTCGCCGACGCCAACATCGGTTCCCTCTTCGGCATCGGCTTCCCCGGCTGGACCGGCGGCGTCCTCCAGTACATCAACGGCTACGAGGGCGGCCTGCCCGGATTCGTGGCCCGGGCACGGGAGTTGGCCGACCGCTACGGCGACCGTTTCCTGCCTCCGGCCCTGCTGGTGGAGAAGGCGGAGAAGGGCGAGACCTTCACCGACACCCCCTGA
- a CDS encoding saccharopine dehydrogenase family protein: MSKTNGTDRPYDIVLFGATGFVGTLTAEYLAAHAPEGLRWAVAGRDEGRLRALRERLGTDVGVLRADVSEPASLRALAEHTRVLATTVGPYVRYGEDLVAACADLGTDYLDLTGEPEFVDLTYVRHDARARETGARLVHAAGFDSVPHDLGAYFTVRQLPEGVPLTVDGFVTADAAFSGGTFASALGQFARGRQMAAAARERGRHEPRLMGRRVAAPVGGPRFAAEVGAWALPLPTIDPQIVRRSAKALERYGPDFRYRHYAAVRRLPVAVGGVAAVGTLAVAAQFPPVRRALSDRLKPGEGPSAEKRARSWFSVRFVGEGGGRRVYTEISGGDPGYDETAKMFAEGALALALDDLPPTAGQVTTAVAMGDALTERLIRAGIRFRVAATR; this comes from the coding sequence ATGAGCAAGACAAACGGGACGGACCGCCCGTACGACATCGTGCTCTTCGGGGCGACCGGATTCGTCGGGACCCTCACCGCGGAGTACCTCGCCGCCCACGCGCCCGAGGGACTGCGCTGGGCCGTCGCCGGGCGCGACGAGGGCCGGCTGCGGGCGCTGCGCGAGCGGCTGGGCACGGACGTCGGGGTGCTGCGGGCGGACGTGTCCGAACCGGCGTCGCTGCGTGCCCTCGCGGAGCACACGCGCGTGCTGGCCACGACCGTCGGCCCGTACGTCCGCTACGGCGAGGACCTCGTCGCCGCCTGCGCGGACCTCGGGACCGACTATCTCGACCTCACCGGTGAACCCGAGTTCGTCGACCTCACCTACGTCCGGCACGACGCACGCGCGCGGGAGACGGGCGCGCGGCTGGTGCACGCGGCCGGCTTCGACTCCGTGCCGCACGACCTGGGCGCCTACTTCACCGTGCGGCAGTTGCCCGAGGGCGTGCCGCTGACCGTGGACGGCTTCGTGACCGCGGACGCCGCCTTCTCCGGCGGTACGTTCGCCTCCGCGCTCGGCCAGTTCGCGCGCGGCCGGCAGATGGCGGCGGCCGCCCGGGAGCGGGGCCGGCACGAGCCCCGTCTGATGGGGCGCCGGGTGGCGGCCCCCGTGGGCGGCCCCCGCTTCGCGGCGGAGGTCGGCGCGTGGGCGCTGCCGCTGCCCACGATCGACCCGCAGATCGTGCGCCGCTCGGCGAAGGCCCTGGAGCGCTACGGTCCCGACTTCCGCTACCGCCACTACGCGGCCGTACGACGGCTGCCGGTGGCCGTCGGCGGGGTCGCGGCCGTCGGGACGCTCGCCGTCGCCGCGCAGTTCCCGCCCGTCCGCCGCGCGCTGTCGGACCGGCTGAAGCCGGGCGAGGGGCCGAGCGCCGAGAAGCGGGCGCGGAGCTGGTTCAGCGTCAGGTTCGTCGGCGAGGGCGGCGGCCGGCGGGTCTACACCGAGATCTCGGGCGGCGACCCCGGCTACGACGAGACGGCCAAGATGTTCGCCGAGGGCGCGCTCGCCCTCGCCCTCGACGACCTCCCGCCGACGGCGGGGCAGGTCACGACGGCGGTGGCGATGGGCGACGCGCTCACCGAACGGCTGATCCGCGCGGGCATCCGCTTCCGGGTGGCGGCGACCCGCTGA
- a CDS encoding MerR family transcriptional regulator has protein sequence MTIETEETDLTVDELAARAGVTVRTVRFYSTRGLLPPPVIGPRRVGRYGPRHLARLALIEELQRQGMTLAAIERYLGGLPPDVDAHGLDLHRAVVASWAPADVETVTGQELERRAGRPLSEEDIGQLTAMDVLEEAGDGSYRVDSTLLALGVRLLDVPLSPEVILAARTTLIEHSRAAAHELSRLLRDAVAERDARDVKSLTAHMHPLVVQALLTTFQRSLRDELRQWLTEPPSEE, from the coding sequence ATGACGATCGAGACCGAGGAGACGGACCTCACGGTCGACGAGTTGGCCGCTCGTGCCGGGGTCACGGTGCGGACCGTCCGCTTCTACAGCACCAGGGGGCTGCTGCCGCCGCCGGTGATCGGTCCGCGCCGGGTGGGCCGTTACGGGCCGCGCCATCTCGCGCGGCTCGCGCTGATCGAGGAGCTGCAACGGCAGGGCATGACGCTGGCGGCGATCGAGCGCTATCTCGGCGGGCTGCCGCCGGACGTGGACGCGCACGGGCTCGACCTGCACCGCGCGGTGGTCGCCTCCTGGGCGCCGGCCGACGTGGAGACGGTGACCGGGCAGGAGCTGGAGCGCCGGGCGGGGCGGCCGCTGTCCGAGGAGGACATCGGGCAGCTCACGGCGATGGACGTGCTGGAGGAGGCCGGTGACGGCTCCTACCGGGTCGACTCCACGCTGCTCGCGCTCGGGGTGCGGCTGCTGGACGTGCCGCTGTCGCCCGAGGTGATCCTGGCGGCCCGTACGACGCTGATCGAGCACTCGCGGGCGGCGGCGCACGAGCTGTCGCGGCTGCTGCGGGACGCGGTCGCCGAGCGGGACGCGCGGGACGTGAAGTCGCTGACGGCCCATATGCATCCGCTGGTGGTGCAGGCCCTGTTGACGACGTTCCAGCGGTCCCTGCGGGACGAGCTGCGGCAGTGGCTCACCGAGCCTCCGTCGGAGGAGTGA
- a CDS encoding endonuclease V: MTTTVGVPAGWPAGEEEARAVQDELRARVVVGEVGPEVGVGRVTGVDVAYDDERDVVVAAAVVLDAASLDVVAEATAVGRISFPYVPGLLAFREIPTVLAALDALPGDPGLVVCDGYGLAHPRRFGLASHLGVLTGLPTIGVAKNPFTFTYDEPGEPRGSSSPLLAAGGEEVGRALRTRAGVKPVFVSVGHRVSLERACAHTLALTPRFRLPETTRRADSLCRRALQEATIGQ; the protein is encoded by the coding sequence ATGACAACAACCGTCGGTGTTCCCGCGGGCTGGCCCGCGGGCGAAGAAGAAGCGCGGGCCGTGCAGGACGAGTTGCGGGCTCGGGTGGTGGTCGGGGAGGTGGGGCCCGAGGTCGGGGTGGGGCGGGTGACCGGGGTCGATGTGGCGTACGACGACGAGCGGGACGTCGTCGTGGCCGCCGCCGTCGTGCTGGACGCGGCGAGTCTCGATGTGGTCGCCGAGGCCACCGCGGTCGGGCGGATCTCGTTTCCGTACGTGCCGGGGCTGCTCGCGTTCCGGGAGATTCCCACCGTGCTCGCGGCCCTCGACGCGCTGCCCGGGGACCCGGGGCTGGTGGTCTGCGACGGCTACGGGCTGGCCCACCCGCGCCGGTTCGGTCTCGCCAGCCATCTCGGGGTGCTGACCGGCCTGCCGACGATCGGTGTCGCCAAGAACCCGTTCACCTTCACCTACGACGAGCCCGGCGAGCCGCGCGGGTCCTCCTCACCGCTGCTCGCGGCGGGCGGTGAGGAGGTCGGGCGGGCCCTGCGGACCAGGGCGGGCGTCAAGCCGGTCTTCGTGTCCGTCGGTCACCGGGTGAGCCTGGAGCGGGCCTGCGCGCACACCCTCGCGCTCACCCCGCGCTTCCGGCTGCCGGAGACCACCCGCAGGGCCGACTCCCTGTGCCGGCGGGCGCTTCAGGAGGCGACGATCGGCCAGTGA